The proteins below are encoded in one region of Telopea speciosissima isolate NSW1024214 ecotype Mountain lineage chromosome 10, Tspe_v1, whole genome shotgun sequence:
- the LOC122642076 gene encoding zinc finger CCCH domain-containing protein 30-like, with amino-acid sequence MCGGPEHLKSTSSPSPSPSPSPSPSSSEETKSTTKDMNHLTIETDDSFASVLELAANNDLGGFTRSIERDASAIDEIGLWYGRQKGSKQMVLEDRTPLMVAATYGSVDVLKLILSLSEADVNRSCGPDRTTALHCAASGGSVNGVDIVKLLLMAGADPYCVDANGRRPADVIVVSPKIPNLKGELEELLSSNISDDSVAVRNLRVSTDATNSNSPPLSSSPENGSPSSASDSTSSPMTLKFSDLPVSLVSEKKEYPIDPSLPDIKNSIYATDEFRMFSFKVRPCSRAYSHDWTECPFVHPGENARRRDPRKYHYSCVPCPDFRKGACRRGDLCEYAHGVFECWLHPAQYRTRLCKDGTSCMRRVCFFAHTSEELRPLYVSTGSAVPSPRSSASAATAMDMAAAMSLLPGSPSSVSVMSPSPFTPPMSPSANGISHSLAWPQPNVPTLHLPGSNLQSSRLRSSFNARDILSEDFNMLADFDAQQQQQLLNDLSCYSQTRLGSISVNRSGRPKALTPSNLEELFTAEVSSSPRYSDQASSGVFSPSHKSAVLNQFQQQQSMLAPINTNMFSPKNVDHPLLQASFGVPSPGRMSPRSMEPHSPMSSRISAFAQREKQQQQLRSLSSRDLGSSPGGIVGSPVNSLLKWGSPNGKLDWAVHGDELGRFQRSSSFELGNNGEEPDFSWVQSLVKESPPEIKDKLAVPTSVGAPSGEGSNSNSHLDAIDHSVLGAWLEQMQLDQLVAQ; translated from the coding sequence ATGTGCGGTGGTCCGGAACACTTAAAATCTACGTcgtctccatctccatctccatctccatctccatctccatcgtCTTCTGAAGAAACCAAATCCACAACTAAAGATATGAATCACTTGACTATTGAAACTGATGATTCTTTCGCCAGCGTACTCGAGCTTGCCGCTAACAATGACCTTGGAGGTTTCACACGCTCAATCGAGCGCGACGCCTCTGCCATTGATGAGATTGGTCTCTGGTATGGCCGCCAGAAGGGCTCAAAACAGATGGTCCTTGAGGATAGAACCCCTTTAATGGTTGCTGCCACCTATGGTAGCGTTGATGTCCTGAAGCTCATCCTCTCTTTATCTGAGGCTGATGTAAATCGGTCTTGCGGCCCAGATAGGACTACTGCCCTCCACTGTGCTGCTTCTGGTGGATCAGTAAATGGTGTTGATATTGTGAAGTTACTGTTAATGGCGGGTGCTGATCCCTACTGTGTTGATGCTAATGGTCGCCGGCCAGCTGATGTTATTGTTGTATCTCCAAAGATACCCAACTTGAAGGGTGAACTGGAAGAGCTCCTCTCGAGCAACATTTCTGATGATTCTGTTGCCGTGCGCAACCTTCGAGTGTCCACAGATGCTACTAATTCGAATTCTCCTCCACTCTCGTCGTCCCCAGAGAATGGATCGCCATCTTCTGCATCGGATTCGACATCTTCTCCTATGACTTTGAAGTTCAGTGATCTCCCTGTATCTTTGGTATCCGAGAAGAAAGAGTATCCGATTGATCCATCTCTCCCGGATATCAAGAACAGCATTTATGCAACTGATGAGTTCCGCATGTTCTCGTTCAAGGTCCGACCTTGTTCCCGAGCCTACTCCCACGACTGGACCGAGTGCCCCTTTGTTCACCCAGGTGAGAACGCTCGCAGAAGAGACCCAAGGAAGTACCACTACAGCTGTGTTCCATGCCCTGATTTTCGCAAGGGTGCATGCAGACGAGGAGATTTGTGTGAATATGCTCATGGCGTGTTTGAATGCTGGCTCCATCCTGCGCAGTACAGGACTCGCCTCTGCAAGGACGGAACAAGTTGCATGCGAAGGGTCTGCTTCTTTGCCCACACATCTGAAGAGCTCCGTCCCTTGTATGTATCCACTGGCTCTGCTGTCCCATCTCCTCGCTCAAGTGCTTCTGCTGCTACAGCCATGGATATGGCTGCAGCCATGAGTCTTCTGCCTGGTTCTCCTTCATCTGTCTCTGTCATGTCACCCTCTCCATTTACACCACCCATGTCACCATCCGCTAATGGAATTTCTCACTCTTTGGCGTGGCCACAGCCGAATGTTCCCACCTTGCATCTTCCTGGAAGCAATCTTCAATCCAGTCGTTTGAGATCATCTTTTAATGCAAGAGACATTCTTTCTGAGGACttcaatatgttggctgatttTGATgcccagcagcagcagcagctcctCAATGACCTGTCTTGCTACTCGCAAACCCGTCTTGGTTCGATCTCTGTGAACAGATCGGGGCGACCAAAGGCCCTAACCCCATCGAACCTTGAAGAGCTTTTTACTGCAGAAGTTTCTTCCTCTCCTAGGTACTCTGATCAGGCTTCTTCTGGTGTCTTCTCTCCCTCGCACAAGTCGGCCGTTCTCAATCAGTTCCAGCAACAGCAAAGCATGTTGGCACCCATCAACACAAATATGTTCTCTCCCAAGAATGTCGATCATCCTCTCCTGCAAGCTTCCTTCGGTGTTCCTTCTCCCGGAAGGATGTCACCCCGGAGCATGGAGCCACACTCTCCGATGAGCTCCCGGATTTCTGCCTTTGCTCAGCGTGagaagcagcaacagcagcttcgcAGCCTCAGCTCACGTGATCTTGGATCCAGTCCTGGCGGAATTGTTGGGTCCCCTGTAAATTCTTTGTTGAAATGGGGATCCCCAAATGGAAAATTAGATTGGGCCGTTCATGGAGACGAACTGGGTCGCTTCCAGAGGTCATCTTCCTTCGAGCTTGGGAACAATGGTGAGGAACCTGACTTCTCATGGGTTCAGTCTCTGGTGAAGGAATCACCGCCGGAAATCAAAGACAAGTTAGCTGTTCCGACCTCTGTAGGTGCCCCGTCCGGTGAGGGTTCAAATTCGAATTCTCATTTGGATGCCATTGATCATTCAGTTTTGGGAGCTTGGCTGGAGCAGATGCAGCTTGATCAGCTCGTGGCTCagtaa
- the LOC122641531 gene encoding protein DETOXIFICATION 42-like, with product MAEVLVPAVIEEVPPVSKAEEVPVSSEEVPVSTEETTLSGKKRKIPLFVIFKDASRVFKKDELGMEILRIAFPAALALTADPIASLIDTAFIGRIGAVELAAVGVSIAVFNQVSRVTIFPLVSITTSFVAEEETVARVHGDEHETDNLEKGLSTCKDMKEFIPECDTEKTACQPSSNTVGKSKKSKSKHVKRHIPSASSALVIGGILGLLQTIFLIFASKPVLSFMGVKSGSPMMTPALRYLTLRSLGSPAVLLSLAMQGIFRGFKDTKTPLFATVAGDLTNIILDPILMFVVRLGVSGAALAHVISQYLIAVILLWRLMKHIELLPPSIKDLQFSRFLKNGFLLLMRVIAVTFCVTLAASMAAREGPTPMAAFQICLQVWLTTSLLADGLAVAGQAILASAFAEKDYEKAKATAARVLQMSLVLGLGLSMFIGIGLFFGAGIFTRDIKVIHLIHIGLPFVAASQPLNSLAFVYDGVNFGASDFAFTGYAMVLVAAVSIVSLFFLSSSNGFVGIWIALTIYMSLRALAGYWRMGTGTGPWRFLRS from the exons ATGGCAGAAGTTCTAGTTCCAGCAGTCATAGAGGAGGTTCCACCTGTTTCCAAAGCAGAGGAGGTCCCAGTTAGCTCCGAGGAGGTTCCAGTCAGCACAGAGGAGACCACTCTTtcaggaaagaagagaaagatacCCCTTTTTGTCATCTTCAAGGATGCAAG CCGTGTCTTCAAGAAGGATGAACTGGGCATGGAGATATTAAGGATTGCATTTCCTGCAGCACTGGCTCTAACAGCTGACCCCATTGCTTCTCTGATCGACACGGCATTCATTGGACGAATAG GTGCTGTGGAGCTTGCTGCTGTGGGAGTCTCTATTGCAGTGTTCAATCAAGTTTCAAGGGTAACAATATTTCCACTTGTTAGCATCACAACTTCTTTTGTTGCGGAGGAAGAAACTGTTGCAAGAGTGCATGGTGATGAACATGAAACTGACAATTTAGAAAAAGGGTTGTCCACATGCAAAGATATGAAGGAATTTATTCCAGAATGTG ATACTGAAAAAACAGCTTGCCAGCCATCTTCAAACACTGTTGGAAAGTCAAAAAAATCGAAATCTAAACATGTAAAGAGGCATATTCCATCAGCATCATCAGCATTGGTTATCGGCGGGATACTTGGCCTTCTCCAAACCATATTCCTAATTTTTGCATCAAAACCAGTCTTGAGTTTCATGGGTGTGAAATCT GGTTCCCCTATGATGACCCCAGCTCTAAGGTACTTGACATTGAGGTCACTTGGTTCTCCtgctgttcttctttctttggccATGCAAGGGATCTTTCGAGGATTTAAGGACACGAAAACTCCTTTATTTGCTACTG TGGCAGGGGATCTAACAAATATAATTTTAGACCCCATACTGATGTTCGTTGTCCGTTTGGGTGTCAGTGGTGCAGCACTTGCCCATGTCATTTCTCA GTACCTCATTGCTGTAATACTTTTGTGGAGATTAATGAAACATATTGAACTGTTACCTCCAAGTATTAAAGACCTACAATTTAGTAGGTTTCTTAAAAATG GTTTTCTGCTCCTTATGAGGGTCATTGCAGTAACATTCTGTGTTACGCTGGCAGCATCAATGGCTGCACGGGAGGGTCCAACTCCAATGGCTGCATTTCAGATCTGCCTACAGGTCTGGTTGACAACATCTCTTCTTGCTGATGGATTGGCTGTTGCTGGACAG GCAATACTTGCAAGTGCATTTGCTGAAAAGGATTACGAAAAAGCAAAAGCCACTGCAGCCCGAGTATTGCAG ATGAGTTTGGTATTGGGGTTGGGGCTTTCAATGTTTATTGGAATTGGCTTGTTTTTTGGAGCTGGAATATTTACAAGGGACATTAAAGTTATTCACCTCATACATATAGGCCTTCCG TTTGTCGCAGCTTCTCAGCCTCTCAATTCCTTAGCATTTGTTTATGATGGTGTCAACTTTGGAGCATCTGATTTTGCTTTTACCGGATACGCCATG GTCCTTGTAGCTGCAGTGAGCATtgtgtccttattctttctgtCTTCTAGCAATGGTTTTGTTGGAATTTGGATTGCTTTGACAATCTATATGAGTCTACGTGCATTAGCCGGCTATTGGCG AATGGGAACTGGAACTGGACCTTGGAGATTCTTAAGGAGCTAG